The segment CGGGCGACGCCGCACAGCACCAGAGGACGATCGCGGTCGTCGACGACGCCCGCAAGGCGCTCTACCGCGTCCTCGCCGACGACGATGCCTGAGCACGCCCCGGGCCGTCACGACCGGTTCCGGGTACCCGACGACGAGCTGCGCTGGAGGTTCAGCCGTTCGTCGGGACCCGGTGGTCAGCACGTCAACACCAGCGACACCCGTGTCGAGGTCAGCTGGGACCTCGCCTCCAGCTCGGCGCTGTCGGCCACCCAACGCGCCCAGGCGCTCGAGCGGCTGCGCACGCGCCTCGTCGACGGCACGCTGACGATCGCCTCGTCGCAGTACCGCTCGCAGCACCGCAACCGCGAAGCCGCTCGCGTACGGCTGGAGCAGGTCGTGGCCGCCGCGATCGTCCCTCCACGCCCCCGCCGCGCCACGCGGCCGACCCGCGGCTCGCAGCAACGCCGCATCGACGCGAAGAAGCGCCGGGGCGACGTCAAGCGCGCACGCCGTCGCCCCGGGCCGAGCGACGGCTGAGGCGTCCCGCCCCGGCGGGGCGTCCGTCAGTCCGGCTTCTCGACGTCGGCCTCGTGCGTGGCACCCGCGCCCGGGGGCGTCTCGGTCTCGCCGTCCTCGTCGCCGCTGTCCGCCGACTCGTCCGCGTCGCCCTCCCGATCGGGATCGGCACCGTCGACACCCTTGACCCCCTCGGGCTGGTCGACCTCCGGCGGGGAGGGCACGTCGGGGGCCAGCGACCCCTCCGAGGGCTCCGGGACGTCGGGACCGGGCGGGTCGTTCGGCACTCCGGGGTCGTCGGCGTCGACCTCACGGCCTGGCTGGTGCTCGCTCATGCGTACCTCCGTCGTCGGGTCGTGCGTCCGGATGCGCCACGGACCCGGCCGTCGAGGCCGGGCGGCACCCGTCCGTCCATCCTGACCGCTCAGCGCGCCGCACGCGACCGGAGGCTCAGCGGTCGCGCAGACGGCTGACGGCCACGATCCGGTCGTTGAGGTCGGTGAGCTCGTCGAGGATGTCCCGAGCCGACCACACCCGGTCCGCACCGCGGCCCGAGACGCGGTCCGTCACCCCTCTGCTCGCAGGCACCAGGACGTCGGCGGCGCGCAGCACGTCCACGGCGGCGGCGCTCTCCTCGAGGTCGAGGTCGAGCCGCTCGGCCAGCTCGGTCACGGTGACGGTGGGGAACTCCGGCAGCGAGACGAGGACCCGGTGCACGGGCGAGCCGCGGCGCACCGGACCGAGCCGCTGGTCCCAGTCCTGGCGGATCTCGTGGAGCGCGGTCGCCGTGCGCCGGCTCTCGTGGGTCGCCACGATGACGGCACCGGTGAGCATCGCGATGATCGGGCGCGCCTGCCCCTCGCGGTAGTCGCCGAGCGCGTCGAAGTACTTCTCGCGATGGGCGACGAGCGCCGACGCGATCGGCACGGTGAGGTGCGTCGTGACGCGTCGGCGGCGCAGCACAGCGTGGATCAGGGTGCGACCGATGCGTCCGTTGCCGTCCACGAACGGGTGGATCGACTCGAACTGGGCGTGCGCGACGGCGGCCTGCACGAGCACGGGGACGTCGTCGCGATTGGCGAACGCGAACAGGTCCTCCAGCAGCTCCGGCACGAGTGCAGGGGGTGGAGGCACGTAGAGCGCGTTGCGCGGCGTGTAGTCGCTGCCGCCGATCCAGTTCTGCACCGTGCGGAAGCGACCGGCGTTGTGCTGCTGGTCGATGCTGCGCCGGAACAGGACGGCGTGGGCGTCCTGCATGGACCGCTGTCCCAGCACGCCGCTCACCTCGGCCTGCGTGATGATGCCGGTGAGGGCGTCGGTGGCAGCCGCCATCGACACGGCGGAGGCGCTGGAGCGCGCGCCGAGCACGGCCTTGCCGTAGTCGGCCAGGCTGGCCTCGATGTTCTCGATCTTGGAGGACGCGACCGACTCCGTGCGCAGCAGCAGCCGGTTGAGCGCCCTCAGGCGACGCCCGTGGCTGCCGTCGAGCTGGCGCAGGCCCGCCAGGGCGTTGGCCATCGACGAGGCGAGCGGCCGGTCCGCGTCGTAGTCCGCCCCAGCGATCCGCGGGGGCTCACGCACCTCGATCTCGCGCAGGAGGCGGTCCGCCCGTGGCCCACGCTCGACCTGCTGGCGCCACGGCACCACCACCCGTGCGTGCGGCTCCCAGTCCGGCTCGGCCTCGTCCACACCCCCAGTCTCCCAAGGCCGCCTCCCACCGGGGTCCATCGGGTCGATGACGCCGCACCACGCACAGGTCCTGAACTTGTTCATCTCGGCGTGCGACTGAACAAGTTCTGTCCTACTTTGGGAGTCCCTTCCCGATCAGACCCCAGGAGCACACGATCATGTCGAGCGCGGACGCCCTCACCGCCACCGTCACCTTCCACCTCGTCCGAGACGCCGCCGCCCTGCGCGCCGTCGTCGAGGCGATCGGCGCACTCGACCGACCGGGCCTGCGGGCGCTCGGCAGCACGACGGGGCACGGCCACGTCGTCGCGATCGAGTCCGACAACCTGGCCGACGCCATCCGTGGCCGCGGCATCGTCCGGCTCGTCGATCCCCGGTCCCGACGGCTCGACCACGCCCAGCCCGAGGTCCTGGACGGGCGCGGCGCCGCGCCCATCGCCGCCGGCCTCGCCGGCTGACCTCCCTACTCGCC is part of the Aeromicrobium sp. Leaf245 genome and harbors:
- the arfB gene encoding alternative ribosome rescue aminoacyl-tRNA hydrolase ArfB: MPEHAPGRHDRFRVPDDELRWRFSRSSGPGGQHVNTSDTRVEVSWDLASSSALSATQRAQALERLRTRLVDGTLTIASSQYRSQHRNREAARVRLEQVVAAAIVPPRPRRATRPTRGSQQRRIDAKKRRGDVKRARRRPGPSDG
- a CDS encoding Fic family protein, whose protein sequence is MDEAEPDWEPHARVVVPWRQQVERGPRADRLLREIEVREPPRIAGADYDADRPLASSMANALAGLRQLDGSHGRRLRALNRLLLRTESVASSKIENIEASLADYGKAVLGARSSASAVSMAAATDALTGIITQAEVSGVLGQRSMQDAHAVLFRRSIDQQHNAGRFRTVQNWIGGSDYTPRNALYVPPPPALVPELLEDLFAFANRDDVPVLVQAAVAHAQFESIHPFVDGNGRIGRTLIHAVLRRRRVTTHLTVPIASALVAHREKYFDALGDYREGQARPIIAMLTGAVIVATHESRRTATALHEIRQDWDQRLGPVRRGSPVHRVLVSLPEFPTVTVTELAERLDLDLEESAAAVDVLRAADVLVPASRGVTDRVSGRGADRVWSARDILDELTDLNDRIVAVSRLRDR